From Camelina sativa cultivar DH55 chromosome 20, Cs, whole genome shotgun sequence, the proteins below share one genomic window:
- the LOC104771655 gene encoding DNA repair protein REV1: protein MKRSLGSNSSNNSGSGSTKKAKKKNPSNQKTLGAAWGAASSRSSYRSSPFSDFGSYMEVKNRKLQNQFETEASASSHGVSGSEKLIFQGVSIFVDGFTIPSHQELKGYMMKYGGRFENYFSRRSVTHIICSNLPDSKVKNLRAFSRGLPVVKPTWIVDSISANRLLGWVPYQLDQLNDTQPKLSAFFAPRSHLTPQIPLPVTSCQPDTAYSEAEEGSSIRAEDSEEARDDVNDEIDGVYIENTIAELTEETGTGDLKSSEMNAERLGYYDIVEKEVTSEIQSTTNLHSASDNKSVHVNGKNDGKSIATVAGSSTRRHSTLEDPNFVENYFKNSRLHFIGTWRNRYRKRFHGSSNGLKWADSGQNAAEMAKKSTIIHIDLDCFFVSVVIKNRLELHDKPVAVCHSDNPKGTAEISSANYPARAYGVKAGMFVRHAKDLCPQLVIVPYNFEAYEEVADQFYDIMHKHCRKVQALSCDEAFLDVSDLSDVEPEFLASTIRNEILETTGCSASAGIGGTMLMARLATRVAKPAGQLHISAEKVEEFLDQLPVGTLPGVGSVLKEKLVKQNIQTCGQLRLISKDSLKKDFGVKTGEMLWSYSRGLDLRSVTAVQESKSIGAEVNWGVRFRDQQDVQHFLQCLCKEVSLRLQGCEMIGRTFTLKIKKRKKDAEEPTKYMGCGDCDNMSRSITVPAATDDVEVLQRISKNLFGSFCLDVKEVRGVGLQVSMLDSADLSNKGTRTLKSWLSSAPASVHIEQDDNVFSAAVRENSDYNRHATGGVSRLRESESAESSIQSGDTNSSLPPMCYLDMEVLENLPPELLSELDGTYGGKLYELIEKKRGKRKINSSSPHIYLDGTAAGIKELKSISVKIHGLSTSGEKEYKEPFVPHSSIARTSNQGTIEITDLMPSSLSQVDVSVLQELPEELRADVLGAYPAHRRQQSSSDVPMETCKKQDEEPIDIKGTENEIGFSCSALWFGNPPLWTEKFKVSGNCTLEYFSEIYYKVAQSRPMLSPVLQQAISEIGIFHDASANELDKAIYDVCELLKQYIKLKVEGDIEEIYLCFRLLKRLAARSQLFLQAYEIMSPFIQASISEHYGGSLSIP, encoded by the exons ATGAAACGTAGCTTGGGTTCGAATTCTTCAAACAATAGTGGCAGTGGGAGTACCAAGAAGGCTAAGAAGAAGAATCCGAGTAATCAGAAAACCCTAGGCGCCGCATGGGGCGCTGCTTCTTCTCGTTCTTCTTATCGGTCTTCTCCTTTCTCCGATTTCGGAAG ttaCATGGAAGTGAAGAATAGGAAACTTCAGAACCAATTTGAGACTGAGGCTTCTGCTTCTTCTCACGGTGTTTCGGGTTCTGAGAAACTTATTTTCCAAGGAGTTTCAATCTTTGTGGATGGTTTCACCATTCCTTCCCATCAG GAGTTGAAAGGATACATGATGAAGTATGGTGGAAGATTCGAGAATTACTTCTCTAGGCGTTCTGTAACACATATCATCTGCAGCAACCTTCCAGATAGTAAAGTCAAGAATCTAAG GGCATTCAGCAGAGGGTTACCTGTTGTGAAGCCCACATGGATAGTGGACTCTATCTCTGCCAACAGACTTCTGGGTT GGGTTCCTTACCAGCTAGATCAACTGAATGATACCCAGCCAAAGTTGTCTGCCTTTTTTGCACCCAGAAGCCATTTGACCCCTCAGATACCTTTGCCGGTTACATCTTGTCAGCCTGATACTGCATACAGTGAAGCTGAAGAAGGAAGTTCAATTAGAGCTGAAGATTCAGAGGAAGCAAGAGACGACGTTAATGATGAGATTGACGGCGTTTATATCGAAAACACTATTGCAGAATTGACAGAAGAAACAGGAACTGGTGACCTGAAATCTTCTGAAATGAATGCAGAAAGACTTGGTTATTATGACATAGTAGAAAAAGAAGTTACAAGTGAAATTCAATCCACTACCAATCTTCATTCCGCTTCAGACAACAAGTCCGTTCATGTAAATGGGAAGAATGATGGCAAATCGATTGCAACCGTTGCTGGATCTTCTACAAGGCGTCATTCAACTCTCGAGGATCCCAATTTTGTGGAAAACTACTTTAAG AATTCAAGGCTGCATTTTATTGGAACATGGAGAAACAGGTACCGTAAAAGATTTCATGGCTCTTCCAATGGACTGAAATGGGCAGATTCTGGTCAGAATGCAGCTGAAATGGCCAAGAAGTCAACCATTATCCACATCGATTTG GATTGCTTCTTTGTGTCAGTGGTAATCAAGAACCGTCTTGAATTACACGACAAGCCGGTAGCTGTATGTCACTCAGATAACCCGAAAGGAACGGCTGAAATTTCCTCTGCAAATTATCCAGCTCGGGCTTATG GAGTGAAGGCAGGTATGTTTGTACGACATGCAAAAGACCTTTGTCCTCAGCTTGTTATTGTTCCTTATAACTTTGAAGCCTATGAAGAG GTAGCTGATCAGTTTTATGACATCATGCATAAGCATTGCAGAAAAGTCCAG GCACTAAGCTGCGATGAAGCGTTTTTAGATGTCTCTGATTTGAGCGATGTAGAACCCGAATTTTTAGCCTCGACAATAAGGAATGAGATCCTTGAGACTACTGGATGCAGCGCAAGTGCTGGGATAGGTGGTACTATGCTAATGGCTCGTCTTGCTACCAGAGTTGCTAAACCAGCCGGCCAACTTCACATCTCTGCTGAGAAG GTAGAGGAGTTCTTGGATCAGCTTCCAGTTGGGACACTACCCGGTGTAGGTTCTGTGTTGAAGGAGAAGCTGGTGAAGCAAAATATTCAAACCTGTGGGCAGTTACGTTTGATTTCCAAG GATTCTCTTAAAAAGGATTTTGGGGTGAAAACCGGCGAGATGCTTTGGAGTTATAGCAGAGGACTAGACCTACGCTCAGTTACAGCGGTGCAG GAGAGTAAGTCCATAGGGGCTGAAGTGAACTGGGGTGTGCGGTTCAGAGATCAGCAAGAT GTTCAACACTTCCTCCAATGCTTATGCAAAGAAGTTTCTTTGCGTCTGCAAGGATGTGAAATGATAGGACGCACTTTTACTCTTAAG ataaaaaagagaaaaaaagatgctGAAGAACCTACCAAGTATATGGGTTGTGGAGACTGTGACAATATGAGTCGCTCCATCACT GTCCCTGCTGCTACAGATGACGTAGAAGTTCTGCAGAGGATTTCGAAGAATTTGTTTGGGTCATTTTGCTTGG ATGTTAAGGAAGTTCGTGGGGTTGGGCTTCAGGTTTCTATGCTTGACAGTGCAGATCTTTCTAATAAAG GTACAAGGACTCTGAAATCATGGCTCAGCTCTGCGCCTGCATCTGTCCATATAGAACAAGATGATAATGTTTTTTCTGCAGCAGTCAGGGAAAACTCAG ATTATAATAGGCATGCTACTGGTGGAGTTTCTAGACTCCGAGAATCTGAATCAGCAGAATCTTCAATTCAGTCAGGTGATACAAATTCATCCTTACCACCCATGTGTTATCTTGACATGGAAGTTCTAGAGAATCTTCCTCCAGAGCTCCTTTCAGAATTAGATGGAACCTACGGAGGGAAGCTGTATGAGTTGATTGAGAAAAAACGAGGCAAAAGAAAGATCAACAGCAGTTCTCCACATATCTACTTGGATG GCACTGCTGCTGGCATTAAGGAATTAAAATCTATCTCAGTTAAGATACATGGCTTGAGCACCTCTGGGGAAAAG GAATATAAAGAACCGTTTGTGCCACATTCTTCCATTGCCAGAACGTCTAATCAGGGTACAATAGAAATTACTGATTTGATGCCTTCATCCCTTAGTCAAGTCGACGTCTCTGTGTTACAAGAATTACCTGAAGAGTTAAGAGCTGATGTATTGGGAGCATATCCTGCCCACAGGAGACAACAGTCATCATCAGATGTTCCCATGGAGACTTGTAAGAAACAAGATGAGGAACCAATAGATATAAAGGGCACTGAGAATGAAATTGGATTCTCATGTAGCGCTCTCTGGTTTGGAAATCCTCCTCTTTGGACAGAGAAGTTCAAAGTTAGTGGCAATTGTACTTTGGAATATTTTTCAGAGATATACTACAAGGTTGCTCAGTCAAGGCCTATGTTATCCCCGGTCCTGCAGCAGGCTATTTCAGAAATCGGGATCTTTCATGATGCAAGTGCCAATGAATTGGACAAAGCTATTTACGATGTGTGTGAACTTCTTAAACAGTACATTAAGCTCAAGGTAGAAGGTGATATCGAGGAGATATATCTCTGTTTCCGCCTTCTGAAGAG ATTAGCAGCAAGGAGCCAACTTTTCCTACAAGCCTATGAGATAATGTCTCCCTTTATTCAG GCCTCGATCAGTGAACACTATGGAGGAAGCTTGAGTATACCATGA